From the genome of Triticum aestivum cultivar Chinese Spring chromosome 3B, IWGSC CS RefSeq v2.1, whole genome shotgun sequence, one region includes:
- the LOC123065115 gene encoding subtilisin-like protease SBT3.9 — translation MRCYIYIHATAEKNITLFWRSDMGSRIAFSCCALLLVTLLPLSANASSKLYIVYMGEKKHDDPSVVTAWHHDILTSVLGSKDESLKSMVYSYKHGFSGFAAMLTKTQARTLANFPEVISVKPNTYHMAHTTRSWDFLGLGHNKSPQQTDLLRKANYGEDIIVGVIDSGIWPESQSFDDNRYGPVPARWKGICQTGTAFNASSCNRKIIGARWYSEGIDAMHLKGEYMSPRDFNGHGTHVASTIAGGEVQGVSYGGLATGMARGGAPRARLAIYKVLWGPNTAASDADILAAIDDAIQDGVDVLSLSLGRGAGHEFPGTLHAVLRGISVVFSAGNDGPAPQTVTNVMPWVTTVAASTMDRAFPTLISLGNKEKLVGQSLYYNSTLNSDGFKELVHAGSCTAEWLASNNVTGKIVLCYAPRLAPSVLPRVELSLTINRTVGAGAKGLIFAQYTTNLLPICKGGMPCIVVDYEIAQRIESYLAITESPIVKVSPAMTVVGDGVLSPRVASFSSRGPSPLFPGILKPDITAPGVGILAAMRGFYVLMDGTSMACPHVSAVTALLKSVHPDWSPAMIKSAIVTTGMYTV, via the exons ATGAGATGCTATATATACATACACGCGACAGCAGAGAAGAACATAACACTCTTCTGGAGATCAGACATGGGTTCGAGGATAGCTTTCTCTTGTTGTGCTCTGCTACTGGTCACACTGCTGCCTCTTTCGGCGAATGCGTCGAGCAAA CTCTACATAGTGTACATGGGGGAGAAGAAACATGACGATCCATCTGTTGTGACCGCGTGGCACCATGACATACTAACCTCCGTACTTGGGAG CAAGGATGAATCCTTGAAGTCGATGGTTTACAGTTACAAGCACGGATTCTCTGGGTTCGCGGCAATGCTCACCAAAACCCAAGCAAGGACTTTGGCAA ACTTTCCTGAAGTTATAAGTGTGAAACCTAACACCTACCACATGGCGCACACAACTCGGAGCTGGGACTTCCTTGGCCTTGGGCACAACAAATCACCACAACAAACTGACCTCCTACGAAAAGCGAATTACGGTGAAGATATCATTGTCGGGGTGATCGATTCAG GCATATGGCCTGAATCACAAAGCTTTGACGACAACAGATACGGCCCTGTGCCGGCACGGTGGAAAGGCATATGCCAGACCGGAACAGCGTTCAATGCATCGAGTTGCAATAGAAAGATCATCGGCGCACGGTGGTACTCTGAGGGAATTGACGCCATGCACCTCAAGGGTGAGTACATGTCGCCTCGGGATTTCAACGGCCATGGAACTCATGTTGCCTCGACGATTGCCGGAGGAGAAGTGCAAGGTGTGAGTTATGGCGGCCTAGCCACCGGCATGGCACGTGGCGGGGCACCGCGTGCACGGCTAGCAATTTACAAGGTGTTATGGGGCCCGAACACGGCAGCCAGTGACGCGGACATCCTCGCAGCCATTGACGATGCCATACAAGATGGCGTGGATGTCCTGTCGCTCTCACTGGGACGGGGTGCCGGTCACGAGTTCCCCGGGACACTTCATGCAGTCTTGAGAGGGATCTCAGTTGTCTTCTCTGCCGGGAATGATGGTCCGGCACCACAAACGGTGACGAATGTCATGCCATGGGTGACGACAGTGGCAGCTAGCACGATGGACCGGGCCTTCCCAACCCTCATATCTCTCGGAAACAAAGAAAAGCTTGTG GGACAATCTCTTTACTACAACTCAACTCTGAACAGCGACGGCTTCAAGGAGCTTGTTCACGCGGGAAG CTGCACCGCGGAGTGGTTAGCGTCAAACAACGTGACCGGCAAGATCGTCCTGTGCTACGCACCAAGGCTGGCGCCCAGCGTGCTGCCTCGAGTAGAGCTGTCCCTCACCATCAATCGTACTGTGGGTGCCGGAGCCAAGGGCCTCATCTTTGCGCAGTACACCACGAACCTCCTGCCGATATGCAAGGGCGGCATGCCCTGTATTGTAGTAGACTACGAAATTGCACAGAGAATTGAATCATACTTGGCGATCACAGA GAGTCCAATCGTGAAGGTGTCACCTGCCATGACCGTTGTCGGAGACGGGGTGTTGTCGCCAAGGGTTGCTTCATTCTCGTCCAGAGGCCCGAGTCCTCTATTCCCAGGCATACTCAAG CCCGACATAACTGCACCAGGCGTCGGCATCTTGGCAGCTATGCGCGGCTTCTATGTGTTAATGGATGGTACATCAATGGCATGCCCACATGTCTCTGCAGTTACCGCACTTCTTAAGTCGGTTCACCCTGACTGGTCGCCTGCTATGATCAAGTCTGCAATCGTCACCACGGGTATGTACACTGTGTAG